The genomic interval gaggtttttcttgcagcttcttttccccggctatacaggttgtgagaagctgcagtagttttaggcggatgagacgttcgttatgtaaaattgacgattcaaagtgtaactatgttacctactgaataaagatatttttgaatttgaatttgaatttgagtaaaGATGGATGTTTAAGGTTAATTCTATTTGTATCACAAACCAACCTTCCCAATTGAGTTAGTtagacgtacagtcatgagcaatatcatgtacccactttagaaccctgtcgaagtatcaaattttacatttaatgagacttaaggttaaatttgtcaaaaaagttaatgtgacatggtttcaaggtgtatacatattagtactcgtgaccgtacgtttgtcgcaagatgaattgagtacccctcaccgagctttctgttagatcaacctGATAGGTAACGgcttccatggtccagtggttcagcgttgtgctcacgatccggaggtcccgggttcgaatcccggtgaggacaaatcacaaaaatcactttgtgatccctagtttggttaggatattacaggctgatccgtgcttcagaaggcacgtaaagccgttgatcccggttactacttactaatgtaagtacgtagtcgttacttgaatcatatcaggggcctttggcggctcaataataaccctgacaccagggttgatggggttggtaatccacctaccACCACATATTTTACTCCCATATGGTTGTCGGGTCAATTTAGGAAACTAACTTTTCTATATCGATTTGGGTCTGGTTAAGTCTGGTCTGCCAAGCCTTACGAGAATGATTGTCTCCAGATATACTACCCGGACAAAAAGATGGCGATGCAAGAAGCAGCGAGGGGCAAGGCTCGCGCTGTTCTGATCTTCCCTGCCAACTTCTCTGAGAGTCTGCAGGAGAGGATGCGAGACCCACGACACACTGATGACTTCACCGTAATGAGCTCTGAGATTGAGACGCATATGGACGATACTGGTAAGTTGGTATAATGAATAGTGAATAATGGAAGGTGTACAGTATGCAcctcctcaatcagcgcttatcgctatcgaccgactagggtcgattaattctttcaaatatttttcctctcagacgacgccctgagccgaggttcgcgcccaactgggcaccctcaggccggttgtcttaaatgttgtaccgaatgagagccttcagtgctgcCCATTTGTAcggaagtagttaatgccatctgtggcaaatctacaataagttacgtcaaaataaggaggtcccgggttcgaatcccggtggggacatatcacaaaaatcactttgtggtccctagtttggttaggacaggctgatcacctgattgtccataaatgagatgatccgtgcttcgaaaggcacgttaagcccttagtcccggttactacttactgatgtaagtaagaagtcgttacatgagctatgtcaggggcttttggcggctcaataataaccctgacaccagggttgatgagtttagTCGATGCTCGTTATTCTTCAGGAAGATGTCAGACTTGAAGGTCGCGTGTGTTGCATTTattctcaatcaatcaatcaataatactttattgcataacaacatatacaaaggacataaacatacgaataaaacataagcacaataggcggccttattgctaaacagcaatttctgccggGCAactttagggtgaaagaagataattcattggagcacgggctggtgcaataaacataatatataatgataccaatataacaaaaaaacgaAGCCTGTTTTTGAcgtacgaataaaacataagcacaataggcggccttattgctaaacagcaatttctgccgggcaaccttagggtgaaagaagataattcattggagcacgggctggtgcaataaacataatatataatgataccaatataacaaaaaaacgaAGCCTGTTTTTGACGAAgtctgtggtggatttaatgatgtatttttttatcgtcaaaaagtcaataaaatggacaaaaaaaagaataaatatatatacatacatacataattatatacacacatacataaacatacatacaaatagcctatacaatataatacatattatactcataacataacataacataacaaatactttattgcacaaacaggaaaaaacaaaatacaaaacaaaagagaaatagactCCTTATACTCcttagttatgtaaaaaaaagaaaaagaaaaatagaagaTGGTGGAAAACTTATCTGCTTCGTCTTAGAAGTGGAGATCTACAATTAGTTGATAAGAAATTGGAATTACATACTTTCGAAATCACAGGTCTTTTCCGCGTTTACTTCTTTGTATGAAGTAGTCTGCATCAAACAAACCAATGAGGAATAATAGAatatagataaattatgaaggaTGATGCGGCGATGACATGGGCACCCAACCCCTATTGTAATCCTTATTGAAAGGAAGATATACATACATGAATtggtacataatttattgattACATTAACCCTTCAATTGTCGGAAGTCAGATCTACACGAGATGGGAAATCTATTGTATGTTGTTATCATAGCAGATtatggatcatcatcatcagccgtataaCGCCCactgaaagaaaaaagaaagaaagaaacatttactgctgggcatatgcctcccccaaggatctccactatGGATAAAGCCTCGAAAATGTAATggaatggcagaggcatatttaaaaataactgtCACTTGATATTTCTTTGTTTTCGGATAAGCATTTTAAACAttacaattgtttattttgctttaaatatttcattttctcgaaaaagctttatataacaGACAAATTTCCTCAATCAGTTTAAATTTCGCGCAAAcatcatacctgtcattttcttatccgacaaaatggaaagggatgggtaatcgacagacattgtggaacacacgtcaattttggcagaagtttaaaaaaccctttcaaaattgtatattgcccaataacccgacagaattaagttgacagcacacgtcaaacggcttacacatgagcgagatgcctattttattcgcccggtttgttcattcattttataattaacagttgtccatcatccgtccctttccttttctgcggataagaatatgacaggtataacttaaaggtgtctgcaggaatcggttcCATTAATAACTTAATCATCTAGTATTATAGGAAAAATCCAtcgtacaaacaaaaataaaccctATTGTTTTCATTTTCTATAGTACGGTACGAAATTAATTGGACATGGCCAGAAGGTCGAAGATAATGAACCGTATGTGACGCGTCCCTTATCATCCCTTGTAAAATGAAAAGCTTTCACAATCAGAAGGGGTTTACAATCTATGAGAATTGGTCTTAAGTTTAATGGCAGACATTTTTAAGAATTTTTTAGATATTATCATCTCCTTACCGTCATCTAGTTTTCTCGTTAAGGACCTAGCGTTCCTTACACCTAagctgatttgacaggtccgataattaaaatttgttatttttttttaaaagaccaCCATCCCGcatttggagcagcgtggtggagtatgctccataccccttaggttgattgaggggatgcaTGTGCgcagcagtggcacgtatataggctgtttatgattatgttattttttttaaaagttctaaaatattttttttaaattaaagccATCGTAAAtaagattgaaaaaaaaaagttttgtaggCCTTAACTCGTTTTTCGGTTAGGTACTCCAAGAAAAACTGAAACTGAATTTGAGCGGAAggcgagagggaaaccacttccctattttctctaaaaagtagcatggaaaatgctacaccgacaagagcgtggctcttaaatcagtgagcacgtgataatcatttatgatcaaaatatgaattcgaaaacaaattcttaatataatcattggtttagggctgtgctggatttgaacctgcgacctcaaagcaagcgttctaccaactaggctaccactaCTAAAGGTCGTTTATGTTAACACCAAATCCAATCGTCTCCGACTACCTAGAACCAAATTGTCAATCATTATGCGCATTACATTTACATTCAAATTGTATTTATGTCGGATGTCCATGATGATGGCTTTGTTGTTTGTACATCAAGTCCCTTACGGTTTTTAAAATCTATCTCGTGACACCacgttatttgaattatttatcgTGAATCATTGAACAAAGGTCCACGAGGTGGTTCATGGACCTAATAACggttattttaaacaattatgtcttcatcttcttctatcgtgggggttgtgaagtggattaccaacctcatcaaccctggtgtcagggttactattgagtcgccaaagtcTGTGGATTCtctggtcatcatcatcagcccattaacgtccccactgctggggcacgggccttccctatggatggatagggagattgggccttaaaccaccacgcgggcccagtgcggattgatggttattaacgactgctaatgcagccgggactaacggcttaacgtgccttccgaagcacggagtagctcgagatgaaaactttttttttatttgtggtcacccatcctatgaacggcctttgcgaaagttgcttaacttcaacaatcgcagaccgagcgcgtttaccgctgcgccaccgagctcctcaattctcTGGTATCggcaatttattttcagacctaAAAGAAGGAAGAGATTGTGccctacatatatattttaaagtccTTCCGGTAGCTTGATGAGGGCAACATAAAAAACAGGCGATTTATAGAATcacgatatatttattttatggcacGAAAAATCTTACACCATTTTAGAACATTGAGTTTTTCTTAACTAACCATAGACAATCCAAAAAACtattatagtataaaaatatttatggttgACTTGGTCATAAACATATTGGGCACAGCCACAAGATAGGTATAGTACcagaaacattttttaaatacaatgcttaaacaataaatttaattataatctaTAGGTAATGGCGAAACTTTCATTACACTAGTTCTAACAATGAACCCCTTAGCTGTTTTTACATCTAAAGCTCTAACTAAGTTATCCCTCCCCGGTATGACATTTACAATTCGTCCAACAGGCCAACTTAACGGTGATATAGAATCAGACCTCAGTAGTACCATAGTACCTTTCTGCAAGTTTGGCTGTTGATTTTGCCATTTAGGACGGCTCTGTAACATAACTAAATATTGTTTATGCCACTGACGCCAAAACGTCTGTTGCATTTGCGTACACTGACGCCAAAAGCTAAGCTTTCCTACATTTACATCCATTAAATTTAATTCTGGATATGAGGTGAACGGAGCACCAGTGAGGAAGTGTGCAGGTGTAAGGTAAGTCATGTCATTACAGTCCCTTGACAAGGGCGTCAATGGGCGAGAATTTAAGATACTTTCAATTTGTACAAGCACCGTGTACAATTCCTCAAAAGTGAGTACCGCATTTCCAATTACACGTTTCATGTGGTATTTAACGCTTTTAACTCCTGCCTCCCACAGACCACCAAATACTGGGCTATAAGAAGGAATAAAATTGAATGGAATCCTTTCAGAGGTACCATATTCTAATACCTTGTTTTGGTGTCCTGTGGAATTCAGTAGATTATACAATTCCCTTAGTACATTATCTGCACCTTTGTAGTAACTTCCATTGTCACAATATACTTTCGTAGGCTTATTTCTACGActtataaatcttttaaaacatGACAAAAATGTATTAGTTGTCATATCCGACGCTAATTCAATGTGAATAGCTTTTGTAATAAAGCATATAAAAATCACTACATAGGCTTTTGTTATGACAGGATTTCTTATTCTAGTTTGCTTTACATTGAAAGGCCCGGCATAATCGGTGCCTACAATTTGGAATGGACGAGTAACGTTAACACGATCAAGCGGTAGAGATCCCATGAGTTGACTGGAAGATTCGGCCTTAAGTCTGAAACATATTACACATTTGTGTAGCACAGCCTTTATTTCTCTGTTAGCATTGATCAGCCAATATCGCTCGTACAAACTACTGAGAGTTAACCTTTGACCTGCATGCTTAAGCCTTATATGCTcattgtaaattattaatttagtcAAAGTTGAAGATTTAGCCAGAATAATGGGGTGTTTCTGTTCAAATGACAGATTTGTGTTTTGTAAACGACCACCCACTCTAAGAAGTCCATACCCATCAATAAATGGACTTAAACTGCCTAAGGAAGATTTTAAATGAACTTTAGACTCAATATCCTTCAAttctttttcaaaatgtttactttgatcaatttttattaaatcatGCAGAGCAAAAGTCATCTCATCAGGGCATAAATGACCTTGTTTCTTATTGACATTAGTCtttttacaattaaatatgAACCGCTTAGTATAAGCCATAATACGGgtcattttattcaaattagaaTATTTATGGAGAAAATCATGAAAAGAATTATCTCTATGACAAACGTTACAAGAAGCTGAAggcttttttatttcaggtaattCGCTTTCTGAAGTATTTACTTGTGATATGCAATGCACATAGTCAGCATTATGCAAGTACTGTGGACCATGAAACCACAATGGATGTTCCTTCAGCTGGTCTGGCTCAACACCACGTGATAGACAATCAGCTGGGTTTTCAGTTGTGCTTACATAGTGCCACTGAAAATTACTTGATAATTGTTTAATCTTATCTACCCTGTTAGCAACATAAACAGTGAGTTTCACAGGTTCAATTTCAATCCAAGACAAAACTATTTTGGAATCTAAATACAAAtgtgtattaatattattatattttaatgataaagTATCATATACTTTTCTTGTCAACATGGCTAATAGCAAAGCACTGTTGAGCTCAAGTCTAGGAATGGTTAAATTCTTGTCTTTAGGGTTAATACGAgactttgaacataaaagattaaCAATCACATTACCATCAAAGCCAATTACTCTTAAATATAGACAGCATCCATGAGCAATATTCGAGGCATCTGCATAACCGACAAGTTCCATTTTTACACAAGATTGTAAGTTAATATTCCTAGGCACAGAAATACAAGACATGCGCATTAAACCTTTTGTAAAgtcaataaactttttatttaaattatcaggTAATACATCATCCCATTTTAAGTTTTCCGACCAGACTTGTTGCATCAAATATTTAGCCTGCACTAAGATAGGCCCTACTAGACCCAATGGATCGAAAAATTTACTGACAAAACTTAACATTTGCCGTTTTGTGTAGGTTTTTTGGCTCTGAACTACAGGGCATTGCATATTGAGAGTATCAGAGTCAACATTATAAGTCAAACCTAAAGTTTTTACATAAgagtttgttttatcaaaatttttattatttaactggTGAAGTTCAACAGGTATATCATCAATAAGATTACTATTATTAGAGCACCACTTGTGCAAAGAAAAGCTAGCTAATCCTAAAAGCTCTACAAGTTGCCTTTTTATCTCAAGAAGCTCAGAGAGATCATTAGATCCACACTGTATGTCATCAACATAGCTTAAATATTTGAGAACAAATGAAGCTAAAGGATATTGATCCTtatatctatcagctaactcgATTAGACAACGAGTAGCCAGAAAGGCAGAGCTTTTTAACCCGTaagttacagtttgcagttgcaAACACTGCAAGGGATCATGAGGTGATTCGCGCCAGAGAATATTTTGCAAGCAGCAATACTTATTATCCAACATTATTCCACGGTACATAGCTTTAATGTCACAAAGTAAAACAAATTTGAAAGTCCTAAACAGTgttaaaatgtcaaaaagatCATTTTGTACTACGGGCCCGTTCAACATGATATCAtttaagcaaatatttttgttagtaaGCATGCTTGCGTCAAAGACAGCTCGAACAGGTGTAGTTTTACTATTAGGGTTTATAACAGGATGGTGGGGTAAATAATACACATTTCCAGCTTTAGAATCGTAGTTTGAAATGTCATAAAGTTTTGCATGTCCCTGTTGAATATATTCATTCATGAATTTATTGTACTGCTGATGCAAGTTCTCATCCCTAGAAAACCGTTTTTCCAGATTGTAAAATCTCTGCAGTGCACGCGAAAATGAGTCACCTAATTCAATATATTCTAATTCAAGTTTTAATGGAAGTGCCACATAAAACTTTTTATCAATAAGTTGTACAGAGTGCTGAAAACATTCCTCAGCTAATTGCTGTTCAGTTGTACCTTCTTTAAAATTATTAGGCACTTGTTCACATTCCCAGAATTTTGGGATGGTGTTATTGAGATCATCTAAATGATcattttgtaaattacaattattattaatacaaatattaaGATTATCTGACTGATCATTTTGCAATTTGCAGTTATTAAACTTATCACAAATGTTATGATCATCTAGCAgatcattttgtaatttaaggTTATCATAAATGTTACCTTGAACTGTTACACAAAAGTTTGACGAGGATACCTGGCCTGCAGACACAGGCAGGCTGCCTGCGACAACATAACCGAAGCTCGTGTTAACCAGGAAGGGCCCCGTTGGTGTTAGCGGCAGCGACTCGCGTTGGAGAACCTGGAAAAATACGTCGGCTCCTAGAAGCAACAATATCTCCCCAGTTTTATTGAAGCTTTTGTCGGCAAGGCGGGCATGAGATGGTATATTGAATCCCTTTATGTCAAAACTCTGTTGTGGCAATTCACaagtaatgttttttgttacaaGGCATgacacatttaatttaaaatcgtTTATAGACGAATAAACAGAAATATCTGCTTTTTTATGCATGATGTTAGTGCCTTGAATGACCCCAGTAATAATCTGGTTAGTTGGGGATATATTACAGTCAATTTTACTGGCTAACTTTTCAGAGACAAAAGACACTTGACTGCCTGTATCTAATAAAGCTCGTGCATGAATAAATTTCCCATTTTTGTCGATTAGACGTACCACTGCAGTAGGCAGCACCACGCCTCTCGCTTGGGAGGTGCTCGACATCACCACAGCACTATTATCGGTGTTAGTAGGCATTGTAGCAGCAGCATTGCTGGCCTCGGTCAGTTTAGTTTGCACCATGTGCAGAAGCGTGTTATGCCTGCCCTGGCATGCAGAGCATTTTATGCGCAGTGTACATTTCCCACGATGTGAATTAAGGCAAAGCACACACAGGTTGTTCTTCTTTATCAATTCACTCTTGTCTTTGTCAGAAGAGAGTTTAAATAAGGCACACTCATATAACTTATGTGATTTCTGACAGTACTTACATGAAGTCGAGGCTGCTACAAAGCTGGCAGACTTGCCAGGCTTACCACCTTTAGAAGTGCCTGCTGAGTCAGCTGCGGATGAGTACATTTTCTCACCGCTGGTATTCTCCATGGCAAGCGCTCGCTTTTCTAGAAATTCAAGAAACTCCTTTAGAGAAGGCACTTCCTTTTCATCCCTTTCCAAATGAAAACCCCTGTTAGAATAGGCATCAATTTTTCTGGACAAGATATTAACAAGCAGAGCGTCCCACTGGTCAACAGGCAAGTTTAAGTTCTT from Pectinophora gossypiella chromosome 22, ilPecGoss1.1, whole genome shotgun sequence carries:
- the LOC126377157 gene encoding uncharacterized protein LOC126377157 encodes the protein MGSLPLDRVNVTRPFQIVGTDYAGPFNVKQTRIRNPVITKAYVVIFICFITKAIHIELASDMTTNTFLSCFKRFISRRNKPTKVYCDNGSYYKGADNVLRELYNLLNSTGHQNKVLEYGTSERIPFNFIPSYSPVFGGLWEAGVKSVKYHMKRVIGNAVLTFEELYTVLVQIESILNSRPLTPLSRDCNDMTYLTPAHFLTGAPFTSYPELNLMDVNVGKLSFWRQCTQMQQTFWRQWHKQYLVMLQSRPKWQNQQPNLQKGTMVLLRSDSISPLSWPVGRIVNVIPGRDNLVRALDVKTAKGFIVRTSVMKVSPLPIDYN